ATTACAACTTCAGAGTTATATATACTTAAATAGAGACAAATCTATATaggagaaatgaaaagaaacacACCCCAATGAGCCAAAagacataaaagaaaatgaaaagtagCACTTCTAATGTGGTTGGCAGGTCTGTGTATGTTTTCCGAGAAATCTAATCAAATGTTAGATCACAAGAAGTTCTAAAACAACACAATTGTTTCATAAAAAGGTAATGTACCTTAAGAAGCACCATGTCGTTATTATTTATATAGCCATGCCACTCCTCCTTGGATGGGTAACCTGCTGCAAATTCTTCTTATATTGGTGTCCTACAACCAGAAAAGacaaatacaaattaaataacaagATTCAAGCtggttaaaaaataagaaatgcaTATGGAATATGTGGTATTTCTAGTTGAGTTAAAAACGCAATGCACCAAAAATTCGCGGGAAAAAATAAGTCTTGAGCAATTGCTTCGATAAGTGAGATCACACAAGTAAGTACTAAAAGTAACTATGAGCCTCAGCTTGCATTTTAGGTTACAATCAAGTCAACCTATACCCTTAAATCTTCATGAccactcttcttcttttttcccaaaaaataaaaaaaaaaaaacaaaaataaaaataaaaaattgaaaaaaaaaaccattaattGAGAGCCGTGTGAAGTTTATGGAATTGGACAAGGATTCTTTCCATTCAAGTTCCTTATAGAATcaaagtctatatatagactagCATAATCGAAAAGAATATTGTTGGTTATAGGGCACAACAGGGAGTAGCAATCTCATATGTTCTCTGCAGTGCATATTCTAGTGGACATGATTGTTGTGCTATGCGTGTGTTGTTGGTTTGCTGTGTGACAGACTTGATATTGAGAGTGTGCAGTCTAATAAGCTGCATGATGCAAATGACCCAATCCCATGGAAATCGAAAGCTTCCATGCATGATTGTATACATTCGACCTGGGCCACCCAGAACCCACAATATGCCAAACAAATTACATGAGGATACCTAGAAATCTAAACCCACATCAACACGTCCACAAAATGCAGGTATACAATCAAAATCTCGTGCCAAAAAAATCATGATTTCAAAGTCAAAAACCTAGAAATTAGTCTACAAAAAAATGGCAATTTTTTACAATGCAACAAGAATGGATGAAGGGGAAGAGATACGATAAATCGTTGCAACCATACCTGTGATGACGGAAGGTAAACAAGAGTCTCGACTCACAAATCTCCACCTTCAATTTGCTCAAAATGGTTGAAAAATCAAATGCTTCAAATCCCCAATTGCAGGGCACCCGATTGTAAAGGGATGAGAAGACGACGCACTGTAGCTTCCGCTGGGAAGGCTAACGAAATGGAGGAATACAAGCTTGGGTGGGGATTGAAGATCCTGGTCATGCCGTGCAGGGGTGGGTATCACAACGATGGTACGTACTTAGGGATGGGGATGAAGAGAGAAATTCACTAAGAGGGAAAGTAATGGGAATGACTATGGTTCAACGGGGGGAAATAAAACAATTCGTGTGTTTGGCGCCCAAGACGATATTGCAACGATAGTTAGCTCGTTGCAacatgtttttcattttttgcagAGAAAATAATCGCTGCAATAATTCAAAAAATGATGCAATTgattgcaaaaacaatcgcTCTTTATTAATCATAAAGTCTGGGTTTATATGCAGCGAAGACAATTAAATCACTGCTTATACTTactttttgcagcgtttttattTACAACAGAATAAAAATCGCTGGAAAAACtatgatttcttgtagtgtaagCACTTTATAAAACTAGATTAGATGTTAGCCaaatgttgaaaaaatttaatgaaaataacTGACGCAATGAAGAAAGAGATATCCGGttgaaaattaaaactaatgtaTTATGGATCGAGATGAGAAAAGGAAAGTTTAAAtaatcttatctaattattacaacttttctaaatttcaacacaaaatattataaacaattcaaattttttaaatctcaaaataataataatattaaaaaataatattctaataatattttatttaactttcaagtTTTATCTTAACTGATCAActcaacttaacttaacattcaaacgtaacATTTTTGCACTTTTATGCAAAATCACTTCTAATTAAAAGCATTTTCaatgacttttttattttacaattttttgtaaaatacagAATAATCTAGCAAAATAAGGCTTCTATTGGATTAtgtaaaatcaaatataaaatacaaatgCTTGAGGATGCAAAAATCTTGCTTAATTCATTTGCTATTTGGTTTGTTAACCATACAAAGATAGATGCTAACAAGCCATATAATAGCAAGAGATGCTCTTAAGCCATGTGAAGACTTGTATAGAATGGAAAAGGTTCCTAATTAGGGGAGGGCAGCGGGGCTACACCCCCGTTACCCTGCCCCTTCCCCACCTTGGCCATGGCAGGGCAGTGGTCCTGTCAACCAGATGCCAGTGGCGGGGCAATCCACTCATATTCGGCCACCCCTACAGGGGCGAAGGATGAACCGGGCATGGCCTcactgatcatatatatatatgtatgtatatataaacttatacaTTCATTAAACAAAACAACATCGGTTTGTGTATTCTAAAAcgatgtcattttttttaatacgcaAATTCACCCCACTTTCTCGACTCCCCTctctcaaactctctctctctctctctctctctcctcatgaTCCACGGCACAAAGACCTCTCTCTCTTAGTCTCTCTCACTTGCTGCTGTCGCCTGAAGTTGTCATTGTTGTCCTTGACGAGTCTATGTCTCTCTCCTAAGTCTTCAAGTTGTAAGTATCCCGAGATCCATTAGTTTTTAGTTCTTGGAATGGGATTCATAAATAGATTTGAAAGATAGGGTTGTGATCTGTGTGTTATGGAGATATTTGTGTAATtatgatgaattttattatttaatgaattTTTGTAAATCTCTGAAAACCCAAATTAGTTTCGGGTCTCAATATCGGAAccccaatatattttattttataacttctaatttaatttaacaaTCTGTTTTGGGGGTTTCAATGTTGAATCCCCAATTTAATTTAAGAGTTTTAATATTGAAATCCCTATTGAAATCtcaaaatttaatttagaaatttCAATATTGAAGCTCCTTAATGTTCATTGTTAATCATGACTGTAcgtatgattttataaaatttaattgtgaTATTTACATTATGTCATCATGTATGTTAGGTCTTTATCAGTACGTAAATTAGTGTTGTATAATAGCTATATCGATCATATCCATAACAGTacaataattatgaataaatttatttacaaacttaCTTTTTACAAGTCAAATATACTATTGATTTAGAAGTGTCACGTAAGTTCAcataaaaagattgaataatttttataaatataactgGTGTCACGATAAGTAGTGTGTTACGCTCTAAACCTATATGATAGACAGGTCAGATAGtttgatattaatatttattggattttaaaaagtaggagagaaaaaattaattaaaaaatattataaagtttaaatatttttaaaatataatttttattttgatatatgaaaaaagttaaattattttttatttaaattataataattaatttgaaaaaattataatgattagtttgaaaatatttatgtttaaatgatACTTGAGAATGAGAGGAGATAAGATTGAATacgataaaaaatatttccaaacatccactatatatatataacataaaagaaatatttcatctaCACAAATAccttatataaaaaagtttataaattgacatagtttaaaaatatttacaaagtaGTACCAATTGTATAACATTAATGAAAAATGCTTGTATGCTCGGTAGCATTGACCGATAAAAATATCgatgattttcttttaatttaaaaataaaggaaaaaaacaaacaaaacatccTCCTCTTTTAGTATAAGACTATTGTGCGTTTCCTAATTAATTTGTTTGAGCTAGCCAATAGCCTCGATCAATGTGATGTCTACAATATAGTTTTTATACAGGGAGTTGGTGAAGGCAATTaccttaattatatttttcataaaactaCATTATCTTAATCCCTTAGAATATTTTGGTTTTGCAAATTAGTTCCCAAAGGTTCGGTTATTGACATTTTAACCcctctatttattttgatatttgcacTTTGGCTCCtatattactaaattttttaattttttaatagtagactgtagaccatatttttttataaaaagatttcatcAGCCCTTCTcctatctaacattactcaattaatgcatgctctttattttttatattttggcaTCGTTGGATTAATTAAACGATTAttgcaatataaatatatttatatttgaggCCAGAAACAAAAAACTAAGTTGCTGAATCcaaattaattagtaatttgaTCGGGAAAAAAACTCTGTCTACAAGAAATAATATGGCATAAGAAATTCAACTAAGTAAACAAAAGTAAGAAGCAGCTAGCTACGTAgtaattaagatatatatatatatatatatatatatggtttagGATTTCTTTAATCCTCTTTCACATTGGGTTTATTCATATGGAAGTCCATCACTTTGCGACCAGCCTGATCAGCTGCTTCCTCCGTCAATGGCGATTGTACAAATGTAAGAGCAGCAGCTGTCCGACTATCCTCAACCACGGCTTCACTGCTTGGTGCTCGAGCATCTGCTGATTGTGCTGCCACCCAGTGTCGCTTCTTATGACAACCAAGAGCTTGACCCGTTGGGAAATTTTTGTAGCATAGGTTGCATATGTGCAAAGATGCATGTTCTCCAAATTCCCTCGTTTCTTCAACTTTGATAGTGGGATCAGTGTCATCCTTTTTCTGTTGTATGGCAATCGACGGTTCCACAGCTTTGGTATTCTGATCTTTGTTATGGCTGGATCTATGACCTCCCAATGCTTGAAATGTTGGGAATGTTTTGTTGCAAGTCTTGCATATATATTCATAAGGCTTCTTGGATATCTTTGTCTGAGTTTGAGGCTCAAAACCTCTCGGTGTAGACTTCcaattcatcttcatcttcatctccatacTCATTCCCATGACCATCTTCTGATCAGTTGCCTCAACGTTGTGATTCGGTTGCTTGAGATCTTGGAATAACTCATGCTCAAACTCCTAGTTGCATTCGGTTGCCTGTTTTGAAGGAACTCTAGCACTGAAACTTTTGCTTGCATCTGCGGCTATACTTGCATGTAGGCCTGCACAGCGACCTGCACAAACTAGATTTGGGCCTGATCCAACCCCACCTGTAAGAAAGTGAATGTCAGTTCAACCCGACTCGAACCGATTTGGGTCGAAACCTTTAGCCCCGAGCTTTCCAGAATAGACCCAAGCATAGGAAACCCAGAAGCTTCAGATGCTTCACCTTCTTACTCTCATACCGATCTACGACAAACCTTGGTCTCTGCAGTGAAACCCCGTAGAAAAAGGGGCTAAAGTTTGAAGCGTTGTAATAGAAATTTATGATCAATCTCCtcaaaaatttgtaataaagtGGAGAGACCTCCAAATCGTCTTCGACCACAAACACGAACTCATCATCAGAGCTCGGCCACCACGCCTCCAACCACTACGCCTGCAACCCCGCATTCCTGGGCCAATAATGCATGATCTTTTCTCCGAACCACCACTTGAACACATCCACGAAGTTCATAATTTGATGTGAATCATCCAATTTGAGGGTGTCATTGTTTACAGGGACAAAATGATCAAAAAGCCACTGAAGCCAAAAACATCTAAAATAATCATATCAATCTATGACCATTAGAATCTTTGTTACAAGCTATTTCACAATAACACCAATACATAATCAGACCCATCTTAAATTGCCGTAGAGCCCTAGGTTTGatctccaaaaaataaaagagcacaagaaaataaaaaataaaaaaatccatgttAGATTTTACCAATCGTGCCTCAAAAAGTCTTTGTTTGGATCTGAGTCTCGTAAGACCAAGTTCGGCCAGATTTTGTTCATCATCGCCATGAGCACTGTATCTTTTACCAGCTATTGGAATGTGAATCAGGGTTGAGTGTGAAGGCAGGTGAAGATGTAGAGGGGGAGTGCTCCGGAGAGGAAGAGAGGTGGGAGTGGAAGTAGGAAGATCAAGGTCGTCGAGATTTGAAGAGCCAGGACATTGCAATGGTTTCGGCGTTTTGCAATCTCGCAATCTTAAAATCTGGGAGGAGAGAGACAATATACGAAgggaaagtgaagaaaaatagcGGGTTCCAAGTGACGGCCTGACGTTCATCGGATCCGATTAATTCAAAACCCATTTTTGATGTAAATCTACTTTTTCAGCTTAGATCTAATCGGGTTACACGGATTGATCGGCCCATCGGGCCTTTTGCACAGCCCTACTTGCATGCCCCAAATTAGACCCTTTACGGTCAATCATTAGTCGAGAATAGCTTTTACTTTCCGTTTGTTGGGTCGACTCCATCATGATCTTCTGACTCCTTCGGGCAACATGTTCAGAAAATAGGAATTCATGAGTCTCGTCCAATACAGCTTCAATTCTGATCAAAGGCTTTTGCTTATCAGATAGATCTTGCTTCCGAAGTGCAGACATCGGAATATGATCAGACGCCAGGATAGTTCGGTCAAGACGTAAAGTCATTGGGGTGTTGTGAGGCTGAGCAGGTAGATCGATTAATACAAGACTATTTTCGCCTCTCAAACCAGTTCTGGGCCACTTGGGTAAGAATCGAGTCAGATCACAGTTATCATTACCCATTGTTTCTATAGTTGAAGTAACATCACTTCCGTCTTTTCGCTCTCCTTCATGGTCCGCTGAAAGGTCCAAGAAGTCCTTGTCTTCTTCTTGATCTCGGGCACCTGATCTAGGTTCTGATTTAGATGATGAAGCACTAGTATTCGGATCAGAAGGCCGAATCCCCTTCCAGTTCCTCTGGGGATGGAACCTCATGTACCTGCACAATGACTTTAGTGTCGGGAGTTTCTTGAAACAACAACAACATTGGTGTTCGCCTTCGCCGCCACTTGCCGCACCAGTTTTGAAGGTACCAGATTTTAGAGCTTTGGGTGAAGAAGCAGCATGCACCTTTGGTTTTAAACTCTTGATCTTCTTTGTCTTGGGGTGAGGAGGCCGAGAGTGAAGGATCCTCATGTACTGATCATCAGCCACTGCGCCCTTTCCCAACGAGTAAAACTCTTTTTCGCTCGAATAACGCATTCGAATGCCATGATCGCCCATCGTGACGTTCTTGGAGCTTTGTTCTTCTGTTCCAGAGACCTTGACGATCTGCTGTACTCCGTCGTTCCCGCCCGCCTCTTTGTTCTTAGATTCGGATGTCTCCATCAATGAAACACGAGCATTCACCTTGTTTAGGTCATCCAAAGAAGGAACCTCGTCGTACCCAGCCTCAAACCCACCTTTGTTAGAATCCTTCATATATGGGAGCAAAACCAGGAACAAAGCGAAGAAAGAGAAGAGCCTCAgaaactcagagagagagagagagagagagagagagtctgtaGTGGTTTCTAGAGTAATTAGAAGTTAGGctgaaaattttggtttagtGCAGATGGAGAGAAGCGTTGGGTTTTAGAAGGGAAAAGAAGCAGAGGCAAACGTGGAAAACCCCGCTATAAGGAATACAGTTCACTTAGGATTACAATTACAGTCAGGGTATTACACTACTTATCATCCTCTTATcttcttataatataatattaaataattaaaaattatttattataatttacttATAAACCGATCATGATCTAAGATCATCCTTATTGGCTTTgtcaaatttatctttaaaatttaactaatattacatttttttatatttacctattctatttaaattcaatctctaTGTTAGATTAGACATTCactttctatataataataaaatattattaaattaataatttttaatttaatttatttgtatcacattttatattcaaattaaaaatattaactaccaatttaatattaataataattatattctaattaaattaatattaaaaatcatattttcaaaagtcatttaatgctaataacCAGAAATTGACATTAAActcatataaaattttatctaaatttcttaattactaatcaAATATCCAGCAACATACTCAATCCATTGTAACGAatccaataaaaaattagtattttaataCTTAGTGAATTAGCTGTAGTTCTCAATCTTTAACCAACCACTGTAGTAAAAATCTAAACTGTTTTAGATATACCCAATTCAATGTGGATGTTTTTTATATGGATTATGCAAATTTTGGCCAACCTTCTTATTTGGCCAAGCTAATGAGAATGCTCTAATGCCACATAatgggatgataaaaaaatgacaaaaaaaagatgataaatatattttttcttacaaTTTAGAACTCTTACGTACATAACTTATTATCAAAGTTGATCTTTCACCGAATATTGTACTTAAATATCCAAAGTACAGCTTTTTACGGCATGTTTGGGTACGTAGTAGAGTATTCTTAACATACTTCATTACTATtgatcattattttatcattacttttttacctattttttattattttatattactatttactaCTACAACAAGAAATCTGAGTTTTTGcatccatttttctttcatCGAACCAGAAAGTACAACAAAAAATGGTTTTTTACACCCCAATTTTAGTGGTCGCAAACTATTGTCGCAAAAGGTTCCAGGCAGTCATCCAAAAAATATCTTGTTTATTGCGACGATTTTGGAACTTTTATCGGCATTTTATTTTGCCgcaaaaagaaattcaaaaagtTCCTATCAAGCGGCGATGTTAATCCATCACAAAAACTATTTCCTCTTTCACAAcgacttttatttctttttgcgACCACAATCTTCACCGCAATTGGTGTTCCCATAAACGCTAGTTTTATTTCGACTTCCGCCAACATTTCTAGTTTCCCAAATTAAATGGAAATCAAATTTCCCAACTTGCAATTTCTTCATTGGTGAAAAGCTCCTTCCTTTGTTGA
This sequence is a window from Carya illinoinensis cultivar Pawnee chromosome 9, C.illinoinensisPawnee_v1, whole genome shotgun sequence. Protein-coding genes within it:
- the LOC122276966 gene encoding zinc finger protein AZF1-like, whose protein sequence is MVMGMSMEMKMKMNWKSTPRGFEPQTQTKISKKPYEYICKTCNKTFPTFQALGGHRSSHNKDQNTKAVEPSIAIQQKKDDTDPTIKVEETREFGEHASLHICNLCYKNFPTGQALGCHKKRHWVAAQSADARAPSSEAVVEDSRTAAALTFVQSPLTEEAADQAGRKVMDFHMNKPNVKED